The sequence CCCTAAAAAGTCTTCTGTCCGCCGCAGAGTTCAATATTGTAGAAAGCCCTTGTGCACAGATCGTGAATAGGTAAGGAGATAAAGGGTTCCCTTGACGTAGCCCTCGTTCTGGTTTGAACTCCCCAAATATGTCTTGATTAATACGTATGGAAAATGATACTGAGGATAAACACCGCATAATAAGACCGACCCAATCTTGATGAAATCCCATTTTCAGCATaagaaattcaagaaacccCATTCAACTCTATCGTAAGCTTTACTCATGTCAAGTTTGAGCGAGCGGCTTATATTTCAGTTTTGGCCATTAACTGAAATTAGGagaaattataattttagtcctgtaaattgatttgttttggATTTCAGTCCTGTAACTTGTCATATTTTGGTTTTCATACAATTTTTCTCTTTGGTTTTAGACCTTTTCCACCAGAAACCATTAAACTCATCGGATTTTGCTTATTTTGGCCCCGGTATATTCTACCTAGCATGTCTAAAAAAATCTATGTAagcaaaatatataaaaaaaaaaaaaaaaaaagataaaggaATAAAGTAAGGAAAAAACGGTCATCTAATTAAACAACTTTTCatctaatttaaaataatgaGAAAAATATTGTACTCACAAGCTCAAAATAAATCCTAGGAGTTCATCAGTCACAAAAAGCTCTCAAACCACCGTATCGTCTTCTACCCCCATTAACAAGTACATCAAAGAagtcttgcagattttttaagAACAGATTTTGACTTGAGGGAAAAGACAACTTTTTGCCTCTTTTTTTGGAATTTACGCGGCTTGTTTCTTGCATTTTTtcccttttatttttcttacatGGATTTTAAGACAAGCTAGGTAGGATATATCGGTGCCAAATAAGCAAAATTCGGTGGATTTAATGATTTTCGATGGAAAATGACCAAAACCAAAGAAAAAAACCAGCTTATATACTAtatgaaaaccaaaatttgacaAGTTACATGACTGAAATCCAGAATAGATTACatgactaaaattataatttttccaCCGAAATTATAACCACTACTCACTGGCATGCTAATTGATTGgacaaaaaaatccaaattctaAATTTATAACGAGCATAATCCGTACATATTTGTTAATTACTATAAATtttttgccaaataaacaaaaaaatcgaACCAATAACACCTTTTTTAGGGAAACTTGCATGTTTTAATTCTATTTTTTGACATTTTATTAGTCAAATATACTTCATTtattaatttacatttttttttcaattctaGTTATTTTTCATTTCAGTCATGATGACATTGAACCAGAAAATTATGAGAGAAATAATTGCTACTAACGTAGTGTTTGGGCTTctgcatgatttaaaatatttgagtaggtATGCTTTTGACAAAGCAGCAAAAGTTTAATCTTACAATTAgtatgcttaattattaatGGAAGGATCAAAAAAGGAATATACACAAATTACAGTACCAAATATTTAGGACCTAATgtttgtaattttattaaaatctatagTCAATGGTTgtactcaaatcttttaaattgtatagTAGCTCAAACATTACATATTGATTGTTCAATCTGATAGAAACAATTATTACATTCCAACAAAATATAATATCTTTGTTTATAAACTACATAAGAAGATTTTATAGTTTACTCATAACTAGAGGTGGGTTTTTGGTAtaccgtataaaaaatattagtataaaaaaaattcatatcggaACCAATATCGAAATTCCAAAATCTTGGtacgaaaaaaaattaatattgataCCGTagagataccgaaaaaaattcgatataccaaaataatgtatatatattgaaaaaattTCGATACGATATCCCGAAAAGTTAGTATTTTGATTCAGTATTTCAACCATActcataacttaattaaaacagctTATATATTTCTCATGCATGCATCAAGCATAATAGATTCCAATTTTTTCCACACGTACGTGTACTGTATGTTATTCTAGATCATATAATAttataacaaattcaaaaaCAATGGAATAAAtactgaaatatatatatatatagtagcaCTATTCACGCAACTATGACTTGACGAATACATACCCTATAGGGGGACCAGTGGCAGCATAATGCATTCATATCACTTGAAGAATATGGGACCAAGAAAATGCTCGCTATAGACTACTTAATTTAGGGTTTCTTCAAATTATGATCCGATCCGTTCATTGGTGGCCAGTAATGCTTAAtccagaaaaagaaaaaaggaaaaaagaaggaaagaaaaaaGATAAACACAGGCAGATCCAAGAATTTAGtcgagaatatatatatataaatatatatatatattattttattatatacatcttcttttatttttttttctaaatttaatattttttaatatatatattaaaaaatattaaatttagaaaaaaaaaaataaaagaagatatatataataaaataaaattattttgatttgaagtgagGTAGCTACCACCTCTATTTACCAATAGGGAATGGGCTGAAAAGAACCTGATTTAATTCTCAAGTACAAATCAAATGCATGCATGTGTAGTATTCTTATCTTATATGGGATGAGGTGAATCTCTTGTTTGGATTACTCTTATCTTTTTTGGCCCTTCACTCAGATATTGTGGATAACAATTCCCCTAACCCTACCCACCCCCCCTAGCCTCGCTCCTTTGTACAATAACATGGTACCCACATTGTTCCAcgaatatattattattaattattataaggATCGGATGAGTTCTCAAATATCTTCTTCTTTCCCCCATATATATAACTCAACTCCCTCTTCATTTGTTTGCATTCCCCCATATTCTTCTTTCTTTAACCATTACTCCAACTTCTTGATCTTGTCCATATTCTTTAAAAGCATGTATGATAACAAAATGAACCATTTCCCATGCTTGCATTGCCACCCTCATACCTACATTAGAATGGTAATATTTCATTCATTCATTCCATCCCTCCCTCGAAATATATGTAGACTCTTGCTTTCTTTCTTCATATCAAGTTTGATCATTTTTCAGGTTCAAAATCTCATAGAGAGGTGCTTGCTTCTTCATATGGACAGAGATCAGTGTGTGAAGGCCTTGGCCGAGCATGCTAAAATTCAACCTCTCGTAACGATCACGGGTATGTATATACTTGTATATATAGATGTATTTTCATTATTTCTTGATGAATATTTTGTGATTATATATGCTCTAGAAATTAGATCATAATATTATCAAACATGAAGATATATAGTTCACATATCTTTGAATATGGTACGCGGTTATTATAATTAAGTACTTTTAATTAGCTACGTTCAGAATAATTAACCTAGCTAGCTAGTTGAGGTGTAATCAATAATGAAGTCTATATATGACCCATGGACCCCTTTTAATTTTCTAGCTACCCTTTGTCGATGACTATTTACAGCTATTATCTTGACAACGAAGAATATAATAGTTATGAAGTGGTGGAAAACTCAAGTTAATTAAAGCCATGAaacttatataaatatatatggttGGTTAATTAATAAAGTTGGAGTAAACACAATTTGAAGAAGTAGAACTTGTTTGAAGTCTTGATAAAGCTAGCTACTCGGAGTC comes from Henckelia pumila isolate YLH828 chromosome 4, ASM3356847v2, whole genome shotgun sequence and encodes:
- the LOC140866446 gene encoding uncharacterized protein isoform X2; the protein is MYDNKMNHFPCLHCHPHTYIRMVQNLIERCLLLHMDRDQCVKALAEHAKIQPLVTITVWKELLKENKDFFQSYYRSISPRPYYSNGYVHRAPRFARRSSQWRS